One uncultured Jannaschia sp. DNA segment encodes these proteins:
- a CDS encoding ABC transporter substrate-binding protein, with product MSLKSNLLGATAALTALTGAQAALADAHLSEITVAYFLEWPMPFQAAKVAGTYEEALGLDINWVAFDTGTAMSAAMASGDVQISVSQGVPPFVVAASAGQDIKIVDVAVSYSDNDNCVVSTALEIDADTAGDLNGKRVAVPIGTAAHYGFLSQMGHFGVDVESMEVVDMAPAEGAAALAQGDIDMACGWGGALRRMKEHGNVLLTGAEKEELGILVFDVTSAPADFVAEEPEILAKFLKVTADANATWNAGGADAEAMIPVIAQDAGMDEDATRETMATFVFPSVDDQLGDRWLGGGAQSFMDGVAGVFKDAGSIPEALDTYADAVDTGPLEAAQGM from the coding sequence ATGAGCCTGAAATCGAACCTGCTCGGCGCGACTGCCGCGCTGACTGCCCTGACCGGCGCGCAGGCCGCGCTGGCCGACGCGCATCTGAGCGAGATCACCGTCGCCTACTTCCTCGAATGGCCGATGCCGTTCCAGGCCGCCAAGGTCGCCGGCACCTACGAAGAGGCGCTCGGCCTCGACATCAACTGGGTGGCCTTCGACACCGGCACCGCGATGTCGGCCGCCATGGCCTCGGGCGACGTGCAGATCTCCGTAAGCCAGGGCGTGCCGCCCTTCGTCGTCGCCGCCTCGGCCGGGCAGGACATCAAGATCGTCGACGTGGCGGTCAGCTATTCGGACAATGACAACTGCGTCGTCTCCACCGCGCTCGAGATCGACGCCGACACGGCGGGTGACCTGAACGGCAAGCGCGTGGCCGTGCCGATCGGCACCGCGGCGCATTACGGCTTCCTCAGCCAGATGGGTCATTTCGGCGTCGACGTCGAAAGCATGGAAGTGGTCGACATGGCCCCGGCGGAAGGTGCAGCTGCGCTGGCGCAGGGCGATATCGACATGGCCTGCGGCTGGGGCGGTGCGCTGCGCCGCATGAAAGAGCACGGCAACGTGCTGCTGACCGGCGCCGAGAAGGAAGAGCTGGGCATCCTGGTGTTCGACGTGACCTCGGCGCCCGCCGACTTCGTCGCCGAGGAGCCCGAAATCCTGGCCAAGTTCCTGAAGGTGACCGCCGACGCGAACGCCACCTGGAATGCCGGTGGCGCCGATGCCGAGGCCATGATCCCCGTGATCGCGCAGGATGCCGGCATGGACGAGGACGCGACCCGCGAGACGATGGCGACCTTCGTGTTCCCGTCGGTCGATGACCAGCTGGGCGACCGCTGGCTCGGCGGCGGCGCGCAGTCGTTCATGGATGGCGTCGCGGGCGTCTTCAAGGACGCAGGCTCCATCCCCGAGGCGCTCGATACTTATGCCGACGCCGTGGACACCGGTCCGCTGGAGGCCGCGCAGGGCATGTGA